Proteins encoded together in one Vicinamibacteria bacterium window:
- a CDS encoding ABC transporter permease, protein MSLVRIYRWLLSLYPRKFRDEFEDEMVAFFREQLSEATPRGRAAICSASAKALVDLVGCALAERWEATNRDKRRGGNEMLLGLSAEAKFAIRTLSNRPAVSITAVGILALGLGAVTLVFSVLDAVVLRPLPYVESDRIVTIWNTYDGSPSHSSPPDYVDRRRDHRTLERIAAVAPTSMNLSGEFEPRHVQVAQVTSDFFEVFGVTSLRGAPIRFPDELGGDATHLAILDYGLWQSVFGSGGLVEEVEDRTIELNGARYQVLGVLPPGFDFPRGTEVYIPLVFSPSQLGDDFRGNEYLLNVGRLARNASVDDLSRDMDRIAASVLERVPERRSFLERNGWGARVVPLHEQLIENVRPALVVLAIAVVLVLLVSGANVANLLLASASGRVPELALRSSLGASRSRLVGQLVVESSLLSLAGGVCGLALSSLALSALPSIVPGDVPRLEQASLDMRALVMTAVVTLLVGIVSGLVPAWQAAGGRLHGALRAGSSTKGLRRLRSALVVAEVALALILMTGAGLLVRSFEKLTGLDPGFDPRGRIALRLRLPASQFPEAAERIAFQASLLERLEAIPGVRSAALSDRVPLDGSGWTGTFYPEGHELAPGQPTPGAELNLVSAGYFETLGIPLLAGRDFAETDTASTPRVVILDESTARRFWPGGAVGQYINMNGPRQEPALREVVGVVGHVKSRTLDEAGRMQLYFASNQVGGARVGVTLHLDGSAGPVMTRVREEIARLAPGLPLYGVRTLEDMVSGSLAFREFQLALLSVFAGLALALAAVGLYGVLSYSVSRRRAEIGIRMAMGAHGRGIAALVLREAVALSTFGLMLGSFAALFLARLLESQLYGILPTDAPTFLTVALLLLLIACLAAWLPARRASRLDPVEALRSN, encoded by the coding sequence GTGAGCCTCGTGCGCATTTACCGGTGGCTGCTGAGCCTTTATCCACGGAAGTTCCGGGACGAGTTCGAAGATGAGATGGTGGCGTTTTTTCGCGAGCAGCTTTCCGAAGCGACCCCTCGTGGGCGGGCAGCCATTTGCTCGGCGAGCGCCAAAGCCCTCGTCGACCTCGTGGGCTGTGCGCTTGCCGAGAGATGGGAGGCGACAAATCGCGACAAGCGCCGAGGAGGAAACGAAATGCTCTTGGGCCTGAGTGCCGAAGCGAAGTTCGCGATCCGGACGCTTTCAAACCGGCCCGCCGTTTCGATTACGGCTGTCGGAATTCTCGCCCTCGGTCTCGGAGCGGTAACGCTCGTCTTCTCGGTTCTCGACGCCGTGGTGTTGAGACCGCTTCCCTACGTCGAGTCAGACCGCATCGTCACGATCTGGAATACTTACGATGGCTCCCCCTCGCACTCGTCCCCGCCGGACTACGTCGATCGGCGACGCGATCACCGAACTCTCGAACGGATCGCTGCCGTTGCCCCCACGAGCATGAACCTCTCGGGTGAGTTCGAGCCGAGGCACGTGCAGGTCGCGCAGGTGACTTCCGATTTCTTCGAGGTCTTTGGCGTCACTTCGCTCCGAGGCGCGCCCATTCGGTTTCCCGATGAGCTCGGGGGCGACGCCACGCACCTCGCGATCCTGGACTACGGGTTGTGGCAGAGCGTTTTCGGCAGCGGCGGATTGGTCGAGGAGGTCGAGGACCGAACCATCGAGCTCAACGGGGCGCGGTATCAAGTCCTCGGAGTGCTGCCGCCTGGTTTCGACTTTCCGCGAGGGACGGAAGTCTACATTCCCCTCGTTTTCTCGCCGAGCCAGCTCGGCGACGATTTTCGCGGGAACGAGTACCTGCTCAACGTGGGCCGCCTCGCCCGGAACGCGTCCGTGGACGATTTGTCTCGCGACATGGACCGAATCGCCGCGAGCGTTCTCGAGCGGGTTCCCGAGCGGCGGAGCTTCCTCGAGCGTAACGGCTGGGGAGCTCGGGTCGTGCCGCTCCATGAGCAGCTCATCGAGAACGTGCGGCCGGCTCTCGTCGTTCTCGCCATCGCCGTCGTCCTCGTGCTCCTGGTGAGCGGTGCCAACGTGGCAAACCTGCTTCTCGCGAGCGCATCGGGTCGCGTGCCCGAGCTCGCCCTCAGATCCTCGCTCGGAGCGAGCCGTTCTCGCCTGGTCGGACAACTCGTGGTCGAAAGCTCCCTTCTTTCGCTCGCTGGCGGCGTCTGCGGGTTGGCGCTGTCGAGCCTCGCGCTCAGTGCGCTTCCCTCCATCGTCCCGGGAGACGTGCCGCGCCTGGAGCAGGCGAGCCTCGACATGAGGGCACTGGTGATGACCGCGGTCGTCACCCTCCTCGTGGGAATCGTCTCGGGCCTGGTTCCGGCGTGGCAGGCCGCGGGGGGACGGTTGCACGGAGCTTTGCGAGCGGGCTCTTCGACGAAGGGCTTGCGGCGCCTGCGGAGCGCATTGGTCGTCGCGGAGGTGGCACTCGCGCTGATCCTGATGACGGGTGCCGGGCTTCTGGTTCGAAGTTTCGAGAAGCTGACGGGACTCGATCCGGGGTTCGACCCGCGCGGTCGCATCGCCCTGAGGCTCAGGCTTCCCGCCTCGCAATTTCCGGAGGCGGCTGAGCGCATCGCGTTTCAGGCGAGCCTGCTCGAGCGCCTGGAAGCGATCCCAGGCGTTCGTTCGGCCGCCCTGTCCGATCGAGTTCCTCTCGATGGAAGCGGTTGGACGGGAACGTTCTATCCCGAAGGCCACGAGCTCGCGCCCGGACAGCCCACTCCGGGAGCCGAGCTCAACCTGGTGAGCGCCGGCTACTTCGAAACGCTCGGTATTCCTCTCCTCGCCGGTCGCGACTTCGCCGAAACGGACACGGCGAGCACGCCACGGGTGGTGATCCTCGACGAGTCGACGGCACGCCGATTCTGGCCCGGAGGCGCCGTGGGACAGTACATCAACATGAACGGGCCGAGACAGGAGCCGGCGCTTCGCGAAGTCGTTGGGGTCGTCGGTCACGTGAAGTCGCGAACGCTCGACGAGGCAGGTCGAATGCAGCTTTATTTCGCCTCGAACCAGGTGGGCGGCGCCAGAGTCGGTGTGACGTTGCACTTGGACGGATCGGCCGGGCCCGTCATGACCAGAGTCCGCGAAGAGATCGCTCGTCTCGCTCCCGGACTCCCGCTCTATGGGGTTCGAACCCTCGAGGACATGGTGTCGGGTTCTCTTGCCTTTCGTGAATTCCAGCTTGCGCTGCTATCGGTGTTCGCCGGGCTGGCCCTCGCGCTCGCGGCAGTCGGCCTGTACGGTGTTTTATCGTACTCGGTCAGCCGCCGACGTGCGGAAATCGGTATCCGGATGGCGATGGGCGCCCACGGTCGAGGGATCGCCGCCCTCGTCCTCCGTGAGGCGGTCGCGCTTTCCACCTTCGGTCTGATGTTGGGCTCGTTCGCGGCGCTTTTCCTCGCCCGGCTCCTCGAAAGCCAGCTCTACGGGATCCTGCCGACCGACGCTCCGACGTTTCTCACAGTGGCTCTCCTTCTCCTGCTCATCGCGTGCCTCGCAGCCTGGCTACCCGCCCGGCGGGCGTCGCGGCTCGATCCCGTGGAAGCCCTCCGCTCTAATTAG
- a CDS encoding archaellum operon transcriptional activator EarA family protein: protein MTSPIGPVDFLILLTLVDTKRHGYGIRRDIQELTESAIVLDAGNLYRSIRRLMEAGLVERSDEDARRRYYRLTPRGRRIAAVEAHRMKGLLTHHKVRKLLAESAP from the coding sequence ATGACTTCTCCGATCGGACCCGTGGACTTTCTTATTCTTCTCACTCTCGTCGACACGAAGCGCCATGGGTACGGAATTCGCCGCGACATCCAGGAGCTGACCGAATCGGCGATTGTTCTCGATGCGGGCAACCTTTACCGGTCCATTCGTCGTCTCATGGAGGCCGGGCTCGTCGAGCGCTCGGACGAAGACGCACGACGCCGCTACTACCGTCTGACGCCTCGAGGGCGGCGAATCGCTGCGGTGGAGGCACACCGGATGAAGGGGCTCTTGACCCACCACAAAGTGAGAAAGCTCCTTGCCGAGAGCGCTCCGTGA